The following are encoded in a window of Geobacter metallireducens GS-15 genomic DNA:
- the sucC gene encoding ADP-forming succinate--CoA ligase subunit beta, with protein MNIHEYQAKAILRNFGVPVPDGHVCYNGASAREWAKRLGDGPWVVKAQIHAGGRGKGGGVKLARTNQEVQQIARDMLGMTLRTHQTGPEGKVVTRVLVENGCNIDRELYVSLLVDRATSRVTVMASTEGGMDIEEVAAKTPEKIFREAIDPLVGLTPFQSRNLAFSLGLTGKLTPKAVNLLEGLYTTFLACDCSLLEINPLVVTKEGDLLALDAKFGFDDNAVFKHPGIADFRDYNEEDPNEVEASQHDLSYVSLNGNIGCLVNGAGLAMATMDIIKFSGGEPANFLDVGGGATIERVTEAFKIILSDKNVKGIFVNIFGGIMKCDVIATGVIEAARQVSLQVPLVVRLEGTNVEIGKKMLAESGLNIVAADGMADGAQKIVQAVA; from the coding sequence ATGAACATTCACGAGTATCAGGCAAAGGCGATACTAAGGAATTTCGGCGTACCTGTCCCGGACGGGCATGTGTGCTACAACGGGGCGAGCGCGCGGGAGTGGGCGAAGCGGCTGGGGGATGGCCCCTGGGTGGTGAAGGCCCAGATCCATGCCGGTGGGCGCGGCAAGGGCGGAGGGGTCAAACTGGCCCGCACCAACCAGGAAGTCCAGCAAATAGCCCGGGACATGCTGGGGATGACGCTCAGGACCCATCAGACCGGGCCGGAAGGGAAAGTGGTCACCCGGGTCCTGGTGGAAAACGGCTGCAACATCGACCGGGAACTGTACGTGAGCCTTCTGGTGGACCGGGCCACCTCCCGGGTCACCGTCATGGCCTCCACCGAAGGGGGAATGGACATCGAAGAGGTGGCGGCAAAGACCCCGGAGAAGATCTTCCGGGAGGCGATCGATCCCCTGGTGGGGCTCACCCCGTTCCAGAGCCGCAACCTCGCCTTCAGCCTGGGGCTGACGGGGAAGCTCACCCCCAAGGCGGTCAACCTGCTGGAAGGGCTCTACACCACCTTTCTCGCCTGTGACTGTTCCCTTCTGGAGATCAACCCCCTGGTGGTCACCAAGGAAGGAGACCTCCTCGCCCTGGATGCCAAATTCGGCTTCGACGACAATGCTGTCTTCAAACATCCGGGGATAGCGGATTTCAGGGATTACAACGAAGAAGACCCCAACGAGGTGGAAGCGTCCCAGCACGACCTCTCCTACGTATCCCTGAACGGCAACATCGGCTGCCTGGTCAACGGCGCCGGTCTGGCCATGGCCACCATGGACATCATCAAATTCTCCGGCGGCGAGCCGGCCAACTTCCTGGACGTGGGAGGCGGGGCCACCATTGAGCGGGTCACCGAGGCGTTCAAGATCATCCTTTCCGACAAGAACGTCAAAGGAATCTTCGTCAACATCTTCGGCGGCATCATGAAGTGCGACGTCATCGCCACCGGGGTCATCGAGGCGGCCCGGCAGGTATCGCTCCAGGTGCCTTTGGTGGTACGTCTCGAAGGGACCAACGTGGAAATCGGCAAGAAAATGCTGGCCGAGAGCGGCCTCAACATAGTCGCCGCCGACGGTATGGCCGATGGCGCCCAAAAAATCGTCCAGGCCGTTGCCTGA
- the sucD gene encoding succinate--CoA ligase subunit alpha, which translates to MSILINKDTKVITQGLGATGLFHANGAREYGTQMVGGVTPGKGGTVIDGFPVYDTVREAVAKTGATASVIYVPPPFAADSIMEAVDAGLDLVICITEGIPVLDMVKVKQYMQGKKTRLVGPNCPGVITPGQCKIGIMPGYIHKPGKVGVVSRSGTLTYEAVWQLTNVGLGQSTCVGIGGDPVNGTNHVDVLRMFEEDPDTEAVIMIGEIGGNSEEEGARFVKEHMTKPVAAYIAGVTAPPGKRMGHAGAIISGGKGTATEKVAILEECGISVAQSPADMAKALLKIYKPRN; encoded by the coding sequence ATGAGCATCCTTATCAATAAAGACACCAAAGTCATCACCCAGGGGCTCGGTGCCACCGGCCTCTTCCACGCCAACGGGGCCCGCGAGTACGGCACCCAGATGGTCGGGGGTGTCACCCCCGGCAAAGGGGGCACCGTCATCGACGGCTTCCCCGTCTATGACACCGTGCGGGAAGCGGTAGCCAAGACCGGGGCCACCGCCTCCGTCATCTACGTTCCACCCCCTTTTGCTGCCGACTCCATCATGGAGGCGGTAGACGCGGGACTCGACCTCGTCATCTGCATCACCGAAGGGATACCGGTCCTGGACATGGTGAAAGTAAAGCAGTACATGCAGGGGAAGAAGACCCGCCTCGTTGGCCCCAACTGCCCCGGGGTCATCACCCCCGGCCAGTGCAAGATCGGGATCATGCCGGGGTACATCCACAAGCCGGGGAAAGTAGGGGTTGTCTCCCGCAGTGGCACCCTCACCTACGAAGCGGTATGGCAGCTGACCAACGTGGGGCTGGGGCAGTCCACCTGCGTCGGCATCGGGGGTGACCCGGTCAACGGCACCAACCACGTGGACGTACTCCGGATGTTCGAGGAAGACCCGGACACCGAGGCAGTGATCATGATCGGCGAGATCGGGGGTAACTCCGAGGAAGAAGGGGCGCGGTTCGTCAAGGAGCACATGACCAAGCCGGTGGCGGCGTACATTGCCGGGGTCACCGCTCCTCCGGGTAAGCGGATGGGTCATGCGGGTGCCATCATCTCTGGCGGCAAGGGGACGGCGACGGAAAAGGTGGCCATTCTGGAAGAGTGCGGCATCAGTGTAGCCCAGAGCCCCGCCGACATGGCCAAAGCGCTCCTCAAGATCTACAAGCCGAGGAATTGA
- a CDS encoding IclR family transcriptional regulator gives MKTRDYTIQSVRHALDILEQFRGNSSELCVMDLSRRLQLPKNKIYKLIATLEHHNYLEQNISTKNYRLGIKNMELGQVAMRRMRRLGDSRSVMEALVRECNETLCVSILKGSHAVNMDAVVGDNHLRAIPPIGISIPAHCTAAGKVLIAGLTEEQRLHYVSSCLFKRYTTATITNPKLFLRHLEEVDRQGYALELEEQEVGVKSVSAPIRDYTSRTIGAITVYGPSTRFPDDRMEKELIPLVLKGAMEISDMLGYRQSEF, from the coding sequence ATGAAGACAAGAGATTATACAATTCAATCGGTTAGGCATGCACTCGATATCCTGGAACAATTTCGCGGGAATTCGTCCGAGCTGTGTGTGATGGATTTGAGTCGGAGGTTACAGCTCCCAAAAAACAAAATTTACAAACTGATAGCAACACTCGAACATCACAATTATCTGGAACAAAACATAAGCACAAAGAACTATCGCCTCGGTATAAAAAATATGGAACTTGGGCAGGTAGCGATGCGACGAATGCGGCGACTTGGAGATTCCAGGTCGGTCATGGAGGCACTTGTCAGGGAATGCAACGAAACCCTGTGTGTATCAATACTCAAAGGTTCTCATGCGGTTAACATGGATGCAGTCGTGGGAGACAACCACTTGCGGGCAATTCCCCCTATTGGCATAAGTATTCCTGCACACTGCACGGCTGCCGGGAAGGTACTAATCGCCGGTCTAACAGAGGAGCAGCGGTTGCACTATGTTTCTAGCTGTTTGTTCAAGCGTTACACAACGGCAACTATAACCAATCCGAAACTGTTTCTGCGACATCTGGAAGAAGTTGACCGGCAAGGGTATGCCCTCGAGTTGGAGGAACAGGAAGTTGGAGTTAAATCGGTTTCGGCCCCGATACGGGACTACACGTCAAGGACAATTGGCGCGATTACCGTGTACGGACCATCCACGCGATTTCCTGATGACCGAATGGAAAAAGAATTGATTCCGCTTGTTCTCAAGGGAGCAATGGAAATTTCGGACATGTTGGGATATCGACAAAGTGAATTCTGA
- a CDS encoding electron transfer flavoprotein subunit beta/FixA family protein, with protein MKILVCIKQVPDMESRFKPGAGGTWYDESDLAWRMNEYDEFAVEQAVQLREQLGEGSELTVLSIGPDRVGEAIKKALAMGCDRGVHIQDNAAAMKDPWQIAAIIAAYAKDKGYDLIFTGMQSQDRGSALVGVTVAEELGYACATTLVGFAYADGSVTGKRELEGGIKGVVKLATPALVTCQLGLNVPRYPTLPNIMKAKKKDIQAIPVAELLKEEPLAATVSFHPPAKKGGGIVLEGEVGALVDQLMGILKEKTAVLR; from the coding sequence ATGAAGATACTGGTCTGCATCAAACAGGTACCGGACATGGAGTCACGGTTCAAGCCGGGGGCCGGTGGTACCTGGTACGACGAGAGCGACCTTGCCTGGCGGATGAACGAATACGACGAATTTGCCGTGGAGCAGGCGGTGCAGCTGCGGGAACAACTTGGCGAAGGGAGTGAGTTGACCGTCCTCTCCATCGGTCCCGACCGGGTAGGGGAGGCGATCAAGAAGGCCCTGGCCATGGGGTGCGACCGGGGTGTCCACATCCAGGACAACGCCGCCGCCATGAAAGACCCGTGGCAGATCGCCGCCATCATCGCCGCCTACGCCAAGGATAAAGGGTACGACCTCATCTTCACCGGGATGCAGTCCCAGGACCGTGGTTCCGCCCTGGTGGGGGTTACCGTCGCCGAAGAACTGGGGTACGCCTGCGCCACCACCCTGGTCGGCTTCGCCTACGCCGACGGTTCTGTCACCGGCAAGCGGGAACTGGAAGGGGGGATCAAGGGAGTGGTCAAGCTTGCCACCCCGGCCCTGGTCACCTGCCAGCTGGGGCTCAACGTTCCCCGGTATCCGACGCTCCCCAACATCATGAAGGCGAAGAAGAAAGATATCCAGGCCATCCCCGTGGCGGAACTCCTCAAGGAAGAACCCCTGGCCGCCACCGTAAGCTTCCACCCCCCCGCCAAAAAGGGAGGGGGTATCGTCCTGGAAGGGGAAGTGGGTGCCCTGGTGGACCAGCTCATGGGGATACTCAAGGAAAAGACCGCGGTCTTACGTTAA
- a CDS encoding heterodisulfide reductase-related iron-sulfur binding cluster: protein MEATREIYWNIGHGVVLPMYVLSLAAVAMLVWGFWKQVPLYRVGRPLDRCDRYDERVKRMVGEVLGQVKVSRVTEGGLFHSLFFWGFLTLFVGTLLVMVQADFFTPLMHVNLLSGEFYKAFSLVLDLAGLVAILMLAGLFVRRFITKPEGLEIVKDDYIIHQLLFAILITGFIIEGARMAATELTQNPGLARFSPVGYVVAQLFVSFDEASIKTTHKVLWWLHFALVLGFFCAIPYSKLRHILTTSLNAFFAPLEPMGTIGTINLEDESIEQFGAAKVTDLTWKDIFDADACTSCKRCQERCPAYATGKPLSPMKVIQQVGEVAENDAAASLCDTVGQDVLWSCTTCRACQDICPANNEHVNKILEMRRNLTLMEGAFPGDEVRTAIGNIEVNGNPFGLAFAARGEWSDNLPVTLMESGEEVDILYFVGCYASFDKRNREIAKSFITICQAAGIKVGILGKEEKCCGEPARKLGNEYLYQMTAQENIELIKGYGVKKIVTTCPHCFNTLGRDYKDLGLDIPVEHYSTYLHGLLKSNRLNLTPAPFVATYHDSCYVGRYMDIIEEPRSILKQAGGQLREMEKSGGDSFCCGAGGGRILAEEKLGTKISEKRVAMAQETEAPLLVSNCPFCLTMFEDGIKTGGAEGSLVAKDLAEIVVERLGA, encoded by the coding sequence ATGGAAGCGACGCGCGAAATATACTGGAACATCGGGCACGGGGTAGTATTACCGATGTATGTCCTGAGCCTGGCGGCGGTGGCAATGCTGGTGTGGGGCTTCTGGAAACAGGTGCCCCTCTACAGGGTCGGTCGGCCCCTGGACCGGTGTGACCGGTACGACGAGCGGGTGAAGCGGATGGTGGGTGAGGTGCTGGGGCAGGTGAAGGTCTCCCGGGTCACGGAGGGGGGGCTGTTCCATTCCCTCTTCTTCTGGGGCTTTCTCACCCTGTTCGTCGGCACCCTGCTGGTGATGGTCCAGGCAGACTTTTTCACCCCCCTCATGCACGTCAACCTCCTCTCCGGGGAATTCTACAAGGCGTTTTCCCTGGTGCTTGACCTGGCGGGGCTGGTTGCCATCCTCATGCTGGCCGGTCTTTTTGTCCGCCGCTTCATAACAAAACCCGAGGGACTGGAGATTGTTAAGGACGACTACATCATCCACCAGCTTCTCTTCGCCATCCTCATCACCGGCTTCATCATCGAGGGGGCGCGGATGGCGGCCACTGAGCTTACCCAGAATCCGGGACTGGCCCGATTCTCCCCCGTGGGATACGTCGTTGCCCAGCTCTTCGTAAGCTTCGACGAAGCCTCCATAAAGACCACCCACAAGGTCCTCTGGTGGCTCCACTTTGCCCTGGTGCTCGGCTTCTTCTGTGCCATTCCTTACAGCAAACTGCGCCATATCCTCACCACCAGCCTCAACGCCTTCTTTGCCCCCCTGGAACCCATGGGGACGATCGGCACCATCAACCTGGAAGACGAGAGTATCGAACAGTTCGGGGCGGCCAAAGTCACCGACCTCACCTGGAAAGACATCTTCGATGCCGATGCCTGCACCAGCTGCAAGCGGTGCCAGGAGCGCTGCCCGGCCTATGCCACCGGCAAGCCCCTCTCCCCCATGAAAGTGATCCAGCAAGTGGGGGAAGTGGCCGAGAACGATGCCGCAGCCAGCCTGTGCGACACCGTCGGCCAGGATGTTCTCTGGTCCTGCACCACCTGCCGTGCCTGCCAGGACATCTGCCCGGCCAACAACGAACACGTCAACAAGATCCTGGAGATGAGAAGAAACCTCACCCTCATGGAAGGTGCCTTTCCCGGCGATGAAGTACGGACCGCCATCGGCAACATCGAAGTCAACGGCAACCCCTTCGGCCTTGCCTTCGCCGCCCGGGGGGAGTGGAGTGACAATCTGCCGGTTACCCTCATGGAGAGTGGCGAGGAAGTGGATATCCTCTACTTCGTCGGCTGCTACGCCTCCTTCGACAAACGGAACCGGGAGATCGCCAAAAGCTTCATCACCATCTGCCAGGCCGCCGGGATAAAAGTCGGGATACTTGGCAAGGAAGAGAAGTGCTGCGGTGAGCCGGCGAGAAAACTGGGGAACGAATACCTCTACCAGATGACGGCCCAGGAAAACATCGAACTCATCAAGGGGTACGGGGTCAAAAAGATCGTCACCACCTGTCCCCACTGCTTCAACACCCTGGGAAGGGACTACAAGGATCTCGGCCTCGATATTCCGGTGGAACACTACAGCACCTATCTGCACGGTCTGCTCAAGAGCAACCGGCTCAACCTGACGCCGGCACCGTTTGTCGCTACCTACCACGACTCCTGCTACGTGGGGCGGTACATGGACATCATCGAAGAGCCGCGGAGCATCCTCAAACAAGCGGGAGGCCAGCTTCGGGAAATGGAGAAGAGCGGCGGCGACAGCTTCTGCTGCGGTGCGGGTGGGGGACGTATCCTGGCCGAAGAAAAGCTCGGCACCAAGATCAGCGAGAAGCGGGTGGCCATGGCCCAGGAGACCGAGGCACCGCTGCTGGTCTCCAACTGCCCCTTCTGCCTCACCATGTTCGAGGATGGGATCAAGACCGGTGGTGCCGAGGGAAGTCTTGTGGCGAAGGACTTGGCGGAGATCGTGGTAGAGCGCCTGGGCGCCTAG
- a CDS encoding electron transfer flavoprotein subunit alpha/FixB family protein, protein MKTLLIGEYREGKLLDSTYELLGFAQQLEAQSAMLVVGSESQLPAYGGTLYLADAASCGEYNPDLHKQLILDAIEKENPDYVVFIHSSYGWDLAPRVAARLKVAQVSEVIGLTDGGFEVGCCNAKMRRTVKPATGKAVITIQAGAFAAIQPGGTPSVQKITASVTSNVSFAGYEPAEAKDVDLTRAEVIVTAGRGIGKKENVEVIAALAKALGGELGASRPVVDAGWVEHSHQVGTTGQTVSPKLYIACGVSGAIQHLAGMKKSDFIVAINKDKDAPIGEVADVLVVADILQFVPALTAKL, encoded by the coding sequence ATGAAAACATTACTGATTGGCGAATACCGGGAGGGAAAACTCCTCGATAGTACCTATGAACTCCTCGGCTTTGCGCAGCAACTGGAAGCCCAGAGCGCCATGCTGGTGGTGGGGAGCGAGAGCCAGCTTCCCGCCTATGGTGGCACCCTCTACCTGGCCGACGCGGCAAGCTGCGGGGAATACAACCCCGACCTGCACAAACAGCTGATCCTCGACGCCATAGAAAAAGAAAACCCCGACTACGTCGTCTTCATCCACTCCTCCTACGGCTGGGACCTGGCGCCGCGTGTGGCGGCCCGACTGAAAGTCGCCCAGGTATCGGAAGTCATCGGCCTTACCGACGGCGGCTTCGAAGTGGGGTGTTGCAACGCCAAGATGCGGCGGACCGTCAAGCCTGCCACTGGCAAAGCGGTCATCACCATCCAGGCTGGTGCCTTTGCCGCCATCCAGCCGGGTGGGACCCCCAGCGTGCAGAAGATAACCGCAAGCGTAACGAGCAACGTCAGCTTTGCCGGTTACGAGCCGGCGGAGGCCAAAGACGTGGATCTCACCCGGGCGGAAGTCATCGTCACCGCGGGACGGGGGATCGGCAAGAAAGAAAACGTCGAGGTCATCGCCGCCCTGGCCAAGGCGCTGGGAGGGGAGCTGGGAGCGAGCCGGCCGGTGGTCGACGCGGGGTGGGTAGAGCACAGCCACCAGGTGGGTACCACGGGACAGACGGTAAGCCCGAAACTGTACATCGCCTGCGGGGTCTCCGGTGCCATCCAGCACCTGGCAGGGATGAAGAAATCCGACTTCATCGTCGCCATCAACAAGGACAAGGACGCCCCCATCGGCGAGGTGGCCGATGTCCTCGTGGTCGCCGATATCCTCCAGTTCGTTCCCGCCCTGACGGCGAAACTGTAA
- a CDS encoding electron transfer flavoprotein subunit alpha/FixB family protein, whose product MAAQIFAYIKHKGGAVDDTALELISAARNIDASAEPIALVAGSGADLDQACSQTASTYKQVWKLGNSAFAYPNAEVLRKALLAVLPTDAIVLVPHDAFGMDLSPGLSIKLDATFVADVLALEVSGNDLRVVRQEYGGQVSSHSLCRMDKGAVINIRPGAFAPVEALASIGEVVDKSSYVAEVSTGREFVELIEAVAGDVDITKEDILVSIGRGIGDEEGIQIAEELAEAMGGVVSCSRPIVDAKWMDKSRQVGTSGQTVKPKVYLACGISGSFQHLGGIKGNPFVVAINKNPKAPIFQVADVGIVADLQEFLPELTERINEG is encoded by the coding sequence ATGGCGGCTCAGATCTTTGCCTATATCAAGCATAAGGGTGGTGCGGTAGATGATACCGCTTTGGAATTGATCTCCGCGGCCAGGAATATTGATGCGTCCGCCGAACCGATAGCTCTGGTGGCAGGTTCCGGTGCTGATCTGGACCAGGCCTGCAGCCAGACGGCATCAACATACAAGCAGGTATGGAAGCTTGGCAACTCTGCTTTTGCCTATCCCAACGCAGAGGTTCTCAGAAAGGCGCTTCTTGCCGTTCTCCCCACTGATGCAATCGTGCTTGTACCCCATGATGCATTTGGCATGGACCTTTCACCCGGTCTCTCCATAAAACTCGATGCCACTTTTGTGGCGGATGTGCTTGCGCTGGAAGTATCCGGAAACGATCTTAGAGTTGTTCGCCAGGAATATGGCGGCCAAGTAAGCTCCCATTCTCTGTGCAGGATGGATAAAGGCGCGGTGATCAATATACGGCCGGGGGCGTTCGCTCCGGTTGAGGCCTTGGCAAGTATAGGTGAAGTTGTCGATAAATCGAGTTATGTCGCCGAAGTCTCGACCGGCAGGGAGTTTGTTGAACTGATCGAAGCTGTGGCGGGTGATGTCGACATCACCAAGGAAGACATCCTTGTCTCCATAGGACGCGGTATAGGTGATGAAGAGGGTATTCAGATTGCCGAAGAACTGGCTGAGGCAATGGGAGGAGTTGTCAGCTGCAGCCGCCCCATCGTCGATGCAAAATGGATGGATAAATCGCGGCAGGTCGGTACTTCCGGGCAGACGGTCAAACCGAAGGTCTACCTTGCCTGTGGGATCAGTGGATCGTTTCAGCATCTGGGCGGCATCAAGGGAAACCCCTTTGTCGTGGCAATCAATAAAAATCCCAAGGCGCCGATTTTTCAGGTTGCCGATGTGGGGATTGTTGCCGACCTGCAGGAGTTCCTGCCCGAATTGACCGAACGGATAAACGAGGGTTGA